A region of the Prevotella melaninogenica genome:
TGCTTTCCACAGCACAATGCCTGACTACGCTTACCTCTACGCAGTACCTTATGATCTCTACAAGAAGTACCATGTTCGCCGCTATGGTTTCCACGGTACGAGTCATCGCTACGTATCACATCGTGTTTGCGAGATGCTTGGTGTTGACATCAAGACACAGAAGATTATCACTTGCCACATTGGTAATGGTGCCTCTATCACAGCTATCAAGGGTGGTAAGGTTATCGACACCTCAATGGGCTTGACCCCATTGGCTGGTTTGATGATGGGTTCACGCTCTGGTGATATCGACCCTTCTGCTGTTACTTATCTGATGGAAAAGCTCGGTAAGAAGCCACAGGAGATGGCAGACTACCTCAACAAGGAGTGCGGTGTACTTGGTATTACAGGTATTAGTTCGGATATGCGCGACATTGAGAACGCTGACAACGCAGGTGATAAGATGGCTCATTTGGCATTGCAGATGTACACTTATCGTATTAAGAAGTACATTGGTGCATACGCTGCAGCAATGAATGGTGTTGACATCATCGTTTGGACAGCTGGTGTTGGCGAGAATCAGACGGGTCTTCGTTGGGATGCTTGCCAGGATATGGAGTATCTTGGTGTTAAGCTTGACAAGGAGCGCAACATGTGTCGTGGTGAGGAGAGAATCATCTCTACCGATGACTCAAAGGTTAAGGTTGTACTTGTTCCTACCGACGAGGAGATTGTTATTGCTCGTGACACACAGGAACTTGTTAAGGACTTGAAGAAATAATGAAGACAGATATAGGCGTTATAGGCGATTTTATACTTTCATAAAATACCTAATAACGCCTATAATTGTATACTTACGCTGGCAAACAGCAATAAAACTCCATAAAAATGCGAAAGGTAGTTATCTCACGACAACTACCTTTCTTTTGACTAAACTTAATCTACAAACCTGAGTTTTAATTTTATATTATGAATGTCTTAAATCGAATTTAGGGCTTAAGCCTCTTTTATCTTATCTCGGTAATGAGTTGTTACTCATCCCTCTTAAAGACAATGCAAAGTTACACTTTTGTTTCGTAACCTCCAAATTATTTTGCGAAAATTCACTTTTTATACTTAAAAAATACCCTTTTGTCTTTACAAATAGGATATTTTTACGTTTCTTAAGGCTTGCTTTCACCTTCTACATACTCTTCAAGGAACATGTGTTCACCATCAAATACGGCATAAGTGAACTGCCATATCCAGTCACCAAGAATTAATAAACGAGCCTTCCGCGACAAGGTGAGATCGAGTTCAATATGACGGTGTCCGTAAATATAATAGTCTATGTCTTTATGTGTGGACATATACTCCTTCGTGTACTGCACCAGATACTCCTTATCTTCGCCCAAGAAGGGAACTTCCTTTCCATCAGCACGTTTCAGTCTACTCCTTTTTGCCCAGTTCAAACCTAACTGCATACCCCACCAAGGGTGAAAGAAGTTGAGTAGTCGTTGACAGAAAGGATTATGAAACACTTTACGAAGGAAGCGAAACTTTGGATCAGGGTCACCTAATCCATCCCCATGCGCAAGGTAAAAGACCTTATCGTAAATCTCTGTTGTAACAGGTTTACGATGCAGGATTACACCACATTCTTTCTCCAAATACCCATAAGTCCAAAGGTCATGGTTTCCTGTGAAGAAATGAACCTCCACTCCCATATCCGTTAACTCAGATA
Encoded here:
- a CDS encoding UDP-2,3-diacylglucosamine diphosphatase → MKNIYFLSDAHLGSLAIEHRRTHERRLVRFLDTIKHKAAAVYLLGDMFDFWNEYKYVVPKGFTRFLGKISELTDMGVEVHFFTGNHDLWTYGYLEKECGVILHRKPVTTEIYDKVFYLAHGDGLGDPDPKFRFLRKVFHNPFCQRLLNFFHPWWGMQLGLNWAKRSRLKRADGKEVPFLGEDKEYLVQYTKEYMSTHKDIDYYIYGHRHIELDLTLSRKARLLILGDWIWQFTYAVFDGEHMFLEEYVEGESKP
- a CDS encoding acetate kinase, encoding MKILVLNCGSSSIKYKLYDMTDESVLAQGGVERIGLDEAFIKVKLDNGEKKQIMADLPTHKEGVALVFKVLLAPEIGALKNLDEIDAVGHRVVQGGDLFEKSCIVTKEVEDGIESLIDLAPVHNAGHLRGLRAVDALMPHTPQVVVFDNAFHSTMPDYAYLYAVPYDLYKKYHVRRYGFHGTSHRYVSHRVCEMLGVDIKTQKIITCHIGNGASITAIKGGKVIDTSMGLTPLAGLMMGSRSGDIDPSAVTYLMEKLGKKPQEMADYLNKECGVLGITGISSDMRDIENADNAGDKMAHLALQMYTYRIKKYIGAYAAAMNGVDIIVWTAGVGENQTGLRWDACQDMEYLGVKLDKERNMCRGEERIISTDDSKVKVVLVPTDEEIVIARDTQELVKDLKK